The following coding sequences lie in one bacterium genomic window:
- a CDS encoding sigma-54 dependent transcriptional regulator, translating into MPAVLVVEDNRTLCDALAITLTKMGLTAEAVESGDRALECLRHKRYDLVITDFKLPGANGLEVLETAKKLQPGADVILITAFGSVELAVEAMKLGAVDFMTKGFTPEEFRLRVQKALAARADAAERSRLAEENERLRADLEEAAGLGQIVGESSAMREVFETLERVAATDASVLITGESGTGKELAAREIHFKSPRRDKPFVKVACGALSESLLESELFGHEKGAFTGSVKSRKGRFELAHGGTIFLDEIGDISATVQVKLLRVLQEREFERVGGEKTLAVDVRLVSATNKDLKAEVREGRFREDLFFRLHVVPLHMPALREREGDIPLLARNLAAKVCRRMNRPTMPIGRDALEALSVYAWPGNVRELENVIERAIVLCRGESLTAVDLPPLAESGLDLRLPAAGSLDLTATLEDIERRIIGQAFRRNGGNKTQTARCLGINTSTLYYKLEKYGLIEPGGN; encoded by the coding sequence ATGCCCGCTGTCCTGGTGGTGGAAGACAACCGCACGCTGTGCGACGCCCTGGCGATCACCCTGACCAAAATGGGCCTCACAGCCGAGGCGGTCGAAAGCGGCGACCGGGCCCTGGAGTGCCTGCGCCACAAGCGCTACGACCTGGTGATCACCGATTTCAAGCTGCCCGGGGCCAACGGCCTGGAGGTGCTGGAAACGGCCAAGAAGCTTCAGCCCGGGGCGGATGTGATCCTCATCACCGCGTTCGGCTCGGTGGAGCTGGCGGTGGAGGCGATGAAGCTGGGGGCGGTGGATTTCATGACCAAGGGTTTCACGCCCGAGGAGTTCCGTCTGCGGGTGCAGAAAGCCCTGGCCGCCCGGGCGGATGCCGCCGAACGCAGCCGTCTGGCCGAGGAGAACGAGCGTCTGCGCGCCGACTTGGAGGAGGCCGCGGGCCTGGGCCAGATCGTGGGCGAAAGCTCCGCCATGCGCGAGGTGTTCGAGACCCTGGAGCGGGTGGCGGCCACGGACGCCAGCGTGCTGATCACCGGCGAGAGCGGCACCGGCAAGGAGCTGGCCGCCCGCGAGATTCATTTCAAGAGCCCGCGCCGGGACAAGCCCTTTGTCAAGGTGGCCTGCGGGGCGCTGAGCGAAAGCCTGCTGGAGAGCGAGCTGTTCGGCCACGAGAAGGGCGCGTTCACCGGCTCGGTCAAGAGCCGCAAGGGACGCTTCGAGCTGGCCCACGGCGGGACCATTTTCCTGGACGAGATCGGCGACATTTCGGCCACGGTGCAGGTCAAGCTGCTGCGCGTGCTGCAGGAGCGCGAGTTCGAGCGCGTGGGCGGCGAGAAAACCCTGGCCGTGGATGTGCGCCTGGTGAGCGCCACGAACAAGGACCTTAAAGCCGAGGTGCGCGAGGGACGGTTCCGGGAGGACCTGTTCTTCCGCCTCCATGTTGTACCGCTGCACATGCCGGCCCTGCGCGAGCGCGAGGGCGACATCCCCCTGCTGGCCCGTAACCTGGCGGCCAAGGTCTGCCGGCGGATGAACCGTCCCACGATGCCTATCGGTCGGGATGCCCTGGAGGCGCTTTCCGTCTACGCCTGGCCGGGCAACGTGCGGGAGCTGGAGAACGTGATCGAGCGGGCCATCGTCCTCTGCCGCGGCGAGAGCCTCACCGCCGTGGACCTTCCCCCCCTGGCCGAAAGCGGCCTCGACCTGCGCCTTCCCGCCGCCGGCAGCCTGGACCTGACCGCCACGCTGGAGGACATCGAGCGCCGCATCATCGGCCAGGCCTTCCGCCGCAACGGCGGCAACAAGACCCAGACCGCGCGCTGCCTGGGGATCAATACCAGCACATTGTATTACAAGCTCGAGAAATACGGGCTTATCGAGCCCGGCGGCAACTGA